One Penaeus monodon isolate SGIC_2016 chromosome 37, NSTDA_Pmon_1, whole genome shotgun sequence genomic region harbors:
- the LOC119596351 gene encoding mucin-2-like isoform X3: MAARRPSRAASTLLLAWLLACATGGAATAAQDLATLRQVAASLDHADAALANLTDLLSDVFFPNASSTTFLSTASWPSSTPPAPTSPGPSGSPSTSASPTSPGPSGSPSTSASPTSPGPSGSPSTSASPTSPGPSGSPSTSASSTLLPPTGTTGSESPATTGPTAPPSATTTPSTATSRTTTIQTTDTTTPTTATNTTTTIHSITTTTTPKTTANTTSAPTTTANTTAPAETTTTTTTPEITTTTPKITTTTTTTPEITTTTTTTPEITTTTPEITTTIPEITTTTPESTTTSPEITTTTPEITTTTPETTTTTPEITTTTPEITTTTPAITVTAPAITATTPEITTLPTTTPEITTTTPKISSTTPEITAPTTTTPEITTKTTTTPEITTTSPEITTTTPEITTTTPEITTTTSATTPEITTTTPEIATTTTTTPEITTTTPEITTTTSATTPEIATPPTTTPEVTTPPTTTPEISTAPGTSTTPKATPAAERSKPGRRARSLVLAASLAGPEGGDEEGSAGGAAAGERTGGGEAAGRAEGGRAEHGLLQEASWWGRVNRTAARIRVLTQEIAGGAADATHASQLDGQATRLDQLVGEGRDDPQLVLEASEEEVVELMKGLEEVSDEVAAASDAVRQAIDRAQKSQTTLIAVLAGLSAVLALVVGAMILARARPWRRAKTLLISGNRGRRGEASHVYLDDGNAGVMNMSFTAFPEVDVNGAEIRNGTSDGVPLSTFTLSQA, encoded by the exons ATGGCTGCTCGGAGGCCCTCCCGTGCCGCCAGCACGCTCCTGCTGGCGTGGCTGCTGGCATGCGCGACCGGAGGGGCGGCTACAG CCGCGCAGGACCTGGCCACTCTCCGCCAGGTGGCCGCCTCGCTGGACCACGCCGACGCCGCCCTGGCCAACCTGACGGACCTCCTGAGCGATGTCTTCTTTCCCAACGCCTCGTCTACCACCTTCTTGTCTACCGCTTCTTGGCCTTCTTCCACCCCGCCTGCACCCACGTCGCCTGGTCCCTCCGGGTCCCCTTCCACCTCCGCCTCCCCCACGTCGCCTGGTCCCTCCGGGTCCCCTTCCACCTCCGCCTCCCCCACGTCGCCTGGTCCCTCCGGGTCCCCTTCCACCTCCGCCTCCCCCACGTCGCCTGGTCCCTCCGGGTCCccttccacctccgcctcctccactCTCCTGCCGCCAACGGGAACGACGGGGTCTGAGTCGCCTGCTACAACAGGGCCTACAGCTCCACCGTCTGCAACAACCACACCTTCCACGGCCACAAGCAGAACAACCACGATTCAGACAACAGACACCACAACTCCCACAACCGCAACAAATACCACAACCACAATTCATTCAATAACCACAACTACAACTCCCAAAACTACTGCAAATACAACCTCAGCTCCCACAACCACAGCGAATACCACAGCTCCTGCAGAAACCACGACTACAACCACAACTCCCGAAATCACAACCACAACTCCCAAaatcacaaccacaacaaccacaactccCGAAATCACAACCACAAC AACCACAACTCCCGAAATCACAACCACAACTCCAGAAATCACAACCACAATTCCCGAAATCACAACCACAACTCCAGAAAGCACAACCACATCTCCCGAAATCACAACCACAACTCCCGAAATCACAACCACAACTCCCGAAACTACAACCACAACTCCCGAAATCACAACCACAACTCCCGAAATCACAACCACAACTCCCGCAATCACAGTCACAGCTCCTGCAATCACAGCCACAACTCCCGAAATCACAACCCTCCCAACCACAACTCCTGAAATTACAACCACAACTCCCAAAATCTCATCCACAACTCCCGAAATCACAGCCCCCACAACCACAACTCCTGAAATcacaaccaaaacaaccacaactCCAGAAATCACAACCACATCTCCCGAAATCACAACCACAACTCCAGAAATCACAACCACAACTCCAGAAATCACAACCACAACATCCGCAACAACTCCCGAAATCACAACCACAACTCCAGAAATcgcaaccacaacaaccacaactccAGAAATCACAACCACAACTCCAGAAATCACAACCACAACATCCGCAACAACTCCCGAAATCgcaacccccccaaccacaactCCCGAAGtcacaacccccccaaccacaactCCCGAAATAAGCACAGCTCCCGGAACCTCGACAACCCCGAAGGCGACGCCGGCGGCGGAGAGGAGCAAGCCGGGGCGCCGCGCGCGGTCCCTCGTCCTCGCGGCGTCCCTCGCGGGACCcgagggaggagacgaagaaggaagcGCAGGAGGAGCAGCAGCTGGCGAGCGGACGGGAGGAGGCGAGGCCGCAGGGCGCGCGGAGGGCGGGCGGGCAGAGCATGGCCTGCTGCAGGAGGCCTCGTGGTGGGGGCGCGTGAACCGCACAGCCGCCAGGATCCGGGTGCTGACGCAGGAGATCGCGGGCGGCGCGGCGGACGCCACGCACGCGAGCCAGCTGGACGGCCAGGCCACGCGGCTCGACCAGCTGGTGGGCGAAGGGCGCGACGACCCGCAGCTGGTGCTCGAGGCCAGCGAGGAGGAGGTCGTCGAGCTGATGAAGGGCCTCGAGGAGGTCTCGGACGAGGTGGCGGCCGCCAGCGACGCCGTCCGACAGGCGATCGACAGGGCGCag AAGAGTCAGACGACCCTGATTGCGGTTCTGGCGGGGCTGAGCGCCGTCCTCGCGCTGGTCGTGGGGGCCATGATCCTCGCCCGCGCTCGGCCATGGAGGAGGGCCAAGACGCTGCTCATCAGCGGCAACAG GGGGCGGCGCGGCGAGGCGAGCCACGTGTACCTGGACGACGGGAACGCCGGCGTCATGAACATGTCCTTCACCGCCTTTCCCGAGGTGGACGTGAACGGCGCCGAGATCAGGAACGGCACGAGCGACGGAGTCCCACTCTCCACCTTCACACTCAGTCAggcgtga
- the LOC119596351 gene encoding mucin-2-like isoform X4: protein MAARRPSRAASTLLLAWLLACATGGAATAAQDLATLRQVAASLDHADAALANLTDLLSDVFFPNASSTTFLSTASWPSSTPPAPTSPGPSGSPSTSASPTSPGPSGSPSTSASSTLLPPTGTTGSESPATTGPTAPPSATTTPSTATSRTTTIQTTDTTTPTTATNTTTTIHSITTTTTPKTTANTTSAPTTTANTTAPAETTTTTTTPEITTTTPKITTTTTTTPEITTTTSPEVTTTTPEITTTTPEITTTTPEITTTTPEITTTIPEITTTTPESTTTSPEITTTTPEITTTTPETTTTTPEITTTTPEITTTTPAITVTAPAITATTPEITTLPTTTPEITTTTPKISSTTPEITAPTTTTPEITTKTTTTPEITTTSPEITTTTPEITTTTPEITTTTSATTPEITTTTPEIATTTTTTPEITTTTPEITTTTSATTPEIATPPTTTPEVTTPPTTTPEISTAPGTSTTPKATPAAERSKPGRRARSLVLAASLAGPEGGDEEGSAGGAAAGERTGGGEAAGRAEGGRAEHGLLQEASWWGRVNRTAARIRVLTQEIAGGAADATHASQLDGQATRLDQLVGEGRDDPQLVLEASEEEVVELMKGLEEVSDEVAAASDAVRQAIDRAQKSQTTLIAVLAGLSAVLALVVGAMILARARPWRRAKTLLISGNRGRRGEASHVYLDDGNAGVMNMSFTAFPEVDVNGAEIRNGTSDGVPLSTFTLSQA, encoded by the exons ATGGCTGCTCGGAGGCCCTCCCGTGCCGCCAGCACGCTCCTGCTGGCGTGGCTGCTGGCATGCGCGACCGGAGGGGCGGCTACAG CCGCGCAGGACCTGGCCACTCTCCGCCAGGTGGCCGCCTCGCTGGACCACGCCGACGCCGCCCTGGCCAACCTGACGGACCTCCTGAGCGATGTCTTCTTTCCCAACGCCTCGTCTACCACCTTCTTGTCTACCGCTTCTTGGCCTTCTTCCACCCCGCCTGCACCCACGTCGCCTG GTCCCTCCGGGTCCCCTTCCACCTCCGCCTCCCCCACGTCGCCTGGTCCCTCCGGGTCCccttccacctccgcctcctccactCTCCTGCCGCCAACGGGAACGACGGGGTCTGAGTCGCCTGCTACAACAGGGCCTACAGCTCCACCGTCTGCAACAACCACACCTTCCACGGCCACAAGCAGAACAACCACGATTCAGACAACAGACACCACAACTCCCACAACCGCAACAAATACCACAACCACAATTCATTCAATAACCACAACTACAACTCCCAAAACTACTGCAAATACAACCTCAGCTCCCACAACCACAGCGAATACCACAGCTCCTGCAGAAACCACGACTACAACCACAACTCCCGAAATCACAACCACAACTCCCAAaatcacaaccacaacaaccacaactccCGAAATCACAACCACAACATCTCCCGAAGTCACAACCACAACTCCAGAAATCACAACCACAACTCCAGAAATCACAACCACAACTCCCGAAATCACAACCACAACTCCAGAAATCACAACCACAATTCCCGAAATCACAACCACAACTCCAGAAAGCACAACCACATCTCCCGAAATCACAACCACAACTCCCGAAATCACAACCACAACTCCCGAAACTACAACCACAACTCCCGAAATCACAACCACAACTCCCGAAATCACAACCACAACTCCCGCAATCACAGTCACAGCTCCTGCAATCACAGCCACAACTCCCGAAATCACAACCCTCCCAACCACAACTCCTGAAATTACAACCACAACTCCCAAAATCTCATCCACAACTCCCGAAATCACAGCCCCCACAACCACAACTCCTGAAATcacaaccaaaacaaccacaactCCAGAAATCACAACCACATCTCCCGAAATCACAACCACAACTCCAGAAATCACAACCACAACTCCAGAAATCACAACCACAACATCCGCAACAACTCCCGAAATCACAACCACAACTCCAGAAATcgcaaccacaacaaccacaactccAGAAATCACAACCACAACTCCAGAAATCACAACCACAACATCCGCAACAACTCCCGAAATCgcaacccccccaaccacaactCCCGAAGtcacaacccccccaaccacaactCCCGAAATAAGCACAGCTCCCGGAACCTCGACAACCCCGAAGGCGACGCCGGCGGCGGAGAGGAGCAAGCCGGGGCGCCGCGCGCGGTCCCTCGTCCTCGCGGCGTCCCTCGCGGGACCcgagggaggagacgaagaaggaagcGCAGGAGGAGCAGCAGCTGGCGAGCGGACGGGAGGAGGCGAGGCCGCAGGGCGCGCGGAGGGCGGGCGGGCAGAGCATGGCCTGCTGCAGGAGGCCTCGTGGTGGGGGCGCGTGAACCGCACAGCCGCCAGGATCCGGGTGCTGACGCAGGAGATCGCGGGCGGCGCGGCGGACGCCACGCACGCGAGCCAGCTGGACGGCCAGGCCACGCGGCTCGACCAGCTGGTGGGCGAAGGGCGCGACGACCCGCAGCTGGTGCTCGAGGCCAGCGAGGAGGAGGTCGTCGAGCTGATGAAGGGCCTCGAGGAGGTCTCGGACGAGGTGGCGGCCGCCAGCGACGCCGTCCGACAGGCGATCGACAGGGCGCag AAGAGTCAGACGACCCTGATTGCGGTTCTGGCGGGGCTGAGCGCCGTCCTCGCGCTGGTCGTGGGGGCCATGATCCTCGCCCGCGCTCGGCCATGGAGGAGGGCCAAGACGCTGCTCATCAGCGGCAACAG GGGGCGGCGCGGCGAGGCGAGCCACGTGTACCTGGACGACGGGAACGCCGGCGTCATGAACATGTCCTTCACCGCCTTTCCCGAGGTGGACGTGAACGGCGCCGAGATCAGGAACGGCACGAGCGACGGAGTCCCACTCTCCACCTTCACACTCAGTCAggcgtga
- the LOC119596351 gene encoding mucin-2-like isoform X5: MAARRPSRAASTLLLAWLLACATGGAATAAQDLATLRQVAASLDHADAALANLTDLLSDVFFPNASSTTFLSTASWPSSTPPAPTSPGPSGSPSTSASPTSPGPSGSPSTSASPTSPGPSGSPSTSASPTSPGPSGSPSTSASSTLLPPTGTTGSESPATTGPTAPPSATTTPSTATSRTTTIQTTDTTTPTTATNTTTTIHSITTTTTPKTTANTTSAPTTTANTTAPAETTTTTTTPEITTTTPKITTTTTTTPEITTTTSPEVTTTTPEITTTTPEITTTTPEITTTTPEITTTIPEITTTTPESTTTTTTTPEITTTTSATTPEITTTTPEIATTTTTTPEITTTTPEITTTTSATTPEIATPPTTTPEVTTPPTTTPEISTAPGTSTTPKATPAAERSKPGRRARSLVLAASLAGPEGGDEEGSAGGAAAGERTGGGEAAGRAEGGRAEHGLLQEASWWGRVNRTAARIRVLTQEIAGGAADATHASQLDGQATRLDQLVGEGRDDPQLVLEASEEEVVELMKGLEEVSDEVAAASDAVRQAIDRAQKSQTTLIAVLAGLSAVLALVVGAMILARARPWRRAKTLLISGNRGRRGEASHVYLDDGNAGVMNMSFTAFPEVDVNGAEIRNGTSDGVPLSTFTLSQA, translated from the exons ATGGCTGCTCGGAGGCCCTCCCGTGCCGCCAGCACGCTCCTGCTGGCGTGGCTGCTGGCATGCGCGACCGGAGGGGCGGCTACAG CCGCGCAGGACCTGGCCACTCTCCGCCAGGTGGCCGCCTCGCTGGACCACGCCGACGCCGCCCTGGCCAACCTGACGGACCTCCTGAGCGATGTCTTCTTTCCCAACGCCTCGTCTACCACCTTCTTGTCTACCGCTTCTTGGCCTTCTTCCACCCCGCCTGCACCCACGTCGCCTGGTCCCTCCGGGTCCCCTTCCACCTCCGCCTCCCCCACGTCGCCTGGTCCCTCCGGGTCCCCTTCCACCTCCGCCTCCCCCACGTCGCCTGGTCCCTCCGGGTCCCCTTCCACCTCCGCCTCCCCCACGTCGCCTGGTCCCTCCGGGTCCccttccacctccgcctcctccactCTCCTGCCGCCAACGGGAACGACGGGGTCTGAGTCGCCTGCTACAACAGGGCCTACAGCTCCACCGTCTGCAACAACCACACCTTCCACGGCCACAAGCAGAACAACCACGATTCAGACAACAGACACCACAACTCCCACAACCGCAACAAATACCACAACCACAATTCATTCAATAACCACAACTACAACTCCCAAAACTACTGCAAATACAACCTCAGCTCCCACAACCACAGCGAATACCACAGCTCCTGCAGAAACCACGACTACAACCACAACTCCCGAAATCACAACCACAACTCCCAAaatcacaaccacaacaaccacaactccCGAAATCACAACCACAACATCTCCCGAAGTCACAACCACAACTCCAGAAATCACAACCACAACTCCAGAAATCACAACCACAACTCCCGAAATCACAACCACAACTCCAGAAATCACAACCACAATTCCCGAAATCACAACCACAACTCCAGAAAGCACAACCACA ACAACCACAACTCCAGAAATCACAACCACAACATCCGCAACAACTCCCGAAATCACAACCACAACTCCAGAAATcgcaaccacaacaaccacaactccAGAAATCACAACCACAACTCCAGAAATCACAACCACAACATCCGCAACAACTCCCGAAATCgcaacccccccaaccacaactCCCGAAGtcacaacccccccaaccacaactCCCGAAATAAGCACAGCTCCCGGAACCTCGACAACCCCGAAGGCGACGCCGGCGGCGGAGAGGAGCAAGCCGGGGCGCCGCGCGCGGTCCCTCGTCCTCGCGGCGTCCCTCGCGGGACCcgagggaggagacgaagaaggaagcGCAGGAGGAGCAGCAGCTGGCGAGCGGACGGGAGGAGGCGAGGCCGCAGGGCGCGCGGAGGGCGGGCGGGCAGAGCATGGCCTGCTGCAGGAGGCCTCGTGGTGGGGGCGCGTGAACCGCACAGCCGCCAGGATCCGGGTGCTGACGCAGGAGATCGCGGGCGGCGCGGCGGACGCCACGCACGCGAGCCAGCTGGACGGCCAGGCCACGCGGCTCGACCAGCTGGTGGGCGAAGGGCGCGACGACCCGCAGCTGGTGCTCGAGGCCAGCGAGGAGGAGGTCGTCGAGCTGATGAAGGGCCTCGAGGAGGTCTCGGACGAGGTGGCGGCCGCCAGCGACGCCGTCCGACAGGCGATCGACAGGGCGCag AAGAGTCAGACGACCCTGATTGCGGTTCTGGCGGGGCTGAGCGCCGTCCTCGCGCTGGTCGTGGGGGCCATGATCCTCGCCCGCGCTCGGCCATGGAGGAGGGCCAAGACGCTGCTCATCAGCGGCAACAG GGGGCGGCGCGGCGAGGCGAGCCACGTGTACCTGGACGACGGGAACGCCGGCGTCATGAACATGTCCTTCACCGCCTTTCCCGAGGTGGACGTGAACGGCGCCGAGATCAGGAACGGCACGAGCGACGGAGTCCCACTCTCCACCTTCACACTCAGTCAggcgtga
- the LOC119596351 gene encoding mucin-2-like isoform X1 has protein sequence MAARRPSRAASTLLLAWLLACATGGAATAAQDLATLRQVAASLDHADAALANLTDLLSDVFFPNASSTTFLSTASWPSSTPPAPTSPGPSGSPSTSASPTSPGPSGSPSTSASPTSPGPSGSPSTSASPTSPGPSGSPSTSASSTLLPPTGTTGSESPATTGPTAPPSATTTPSTATSRTTTIQTTDTTTPTTATNTTTTIHSITTTTTPKTTANTTSAPTTTANTTAPAETTTTTTTPEITTTTPKITTTTTTTPEITTTTSPEVTTTTPEITTTTPEITTTTPEITTTTPEITTTIPEITTTTPESTTTSPEITTTTPEITTTTPETTTTTPEITTTTPEITTTTPAITVTAPAITATTPEITTLPTTTPEITTTTPKISSTTPEITAPTTTTPEITTKTTTTPEITTTSPEITTTTPEITTTTPEITTTTSATTPEITTTTPEIATTTTTTPEITTTTPEITTTTSATTPEIATPPTTTPEVTTPPTTTPEISTAPGTSTTPKATPAAERSKPGRRARSLVLAASLAGPEGGDEEGSAGGAAAGERTGGGEAAGRAEGGRAEHGLLQEASWWGRVNRTAARIRVLTQEIAGGAADATHASQLDGQATRLDQLVGEGRDDPQLVLEASEEEVVELMKGLEEVSDEVAAASDAVRQAIDRAQKSQTTLIAVLAGLSAVLALVVGAMILARARPWRRAKTLLISGNRGRRGEASHVYLDDGNAGVMNMSFTAFPEVDVNGAEIRNGTSDGVPLSTFTLSQA, from the exons ATGGCTGCTCGGAGGCCCTCCCGTGCCGCCAGCACGCTCCTGCTGGCGTGGCTGCTGGCATGCGCGACCGGAGGGGCGGCTACAG CCGCGCAGGACCTGGCCACTCTCCGCCAGGTGGCCGCCTCGCTGGACCACGCCGACGCCGCCCTGGCCAACCTGACGGACCTCCTGAGCGATGTCTTCTTTCCCAACGCCTCGTCTACCACCTTCTTGTCTACCGCTTCTTGGCCTTCTTCCACCCCGCCTGCACCCACGTCGCCTGGTCCCTCCGGGTCCCCTTCCACCTCCGCCTCCCCCACGTCGCCTGGTCCCTCCGGGTCCCCTTCCACCTCCGCCTCCCCCACGTCGCCTGGTCCCTCCGGGTCCCCTTCCACCTCCGCCTCCCCCACGTCGCCTGGTCCCTCCGGGTCCccttccacctccgcctcctccactCTCCTGCCGCCAACGGGAACGACGGGGTCTGAGTCGCCTGCTACAACAGGGCCTACAGCTCCACCGTCTGCAACAACCACACCTTCCACGGCCACAAGCAGAACAACCACGATTCAGACAACAGACACCACAACTCCCACAACCGCAACAAATACCACAACCACAATTCATTCAATAACCACAACTACAACTCCCAAAACTACTGCAAATACAACCTCAGCTCCCACAACCACAGCGAATACCACAGCTCCTGCAGAAACCACGACTACAACCACAACTCCCGAAATCACAACCACAACTCCCAAaatcacaaccacaacaaccacaactccCGAAATCACAACCACAACATCTCCCGAAGTCACAACCACAACTCCAGAAATCACAACCACAACTCCAGAAATCACAACCACAACTCCCGAAATCACAACCACAACTCCAGAAATCACAACCACAATTCCCGAAATCACAACCACAACTCCAGAAAGCACAACCACATCTCCCGAAATCACAACCACAACTCCCGAAATCACAACCACAACTCCCGAAACTACAACCACAACTCCCGAAATCACAACCACAACTCCCGAAATCACAACCACAACTCCCGCAATCACAGTCACAGCTCCTGCAATCACAGCCACAACTCCCGAAATCACAACCCTCCCAACCACAACTCCTGAAATTACAACCACAACTCCCAAAATCTCATCCACAACTCCCGAAATCACAGCCCCCACAACCACAACTCCTGAAATcacaaccaaaacaaccacaactCCAGAAATCACAACCACATCTCCCGAAATCACAACCACAACTCCAGAAATCACAACCACAACTCCAGAAATCACAACCACAACATCCGCAACAACTCCCGAAATCACAACCACAACTCCAGAAATcgcaaccacaacaaccacaactccAGAAATCACAACCACAACTCCAGAAATCACAACCACAACATCCGCAACAACTCCCGAAATCgcaacccccccaaccacaactCCCGAAGtcacaacccccccaaccacaactCCCGAAATAAGCACAGCTCCCGGAACCTCGACAACCCCGAAGGCGACGCCGGCGGCGGAGAGGAGCAAGCCGGGGCGCCGCGCGCGGTCCCTCGTCCTCGCGGCGTCCCTCGCGGGACCcgagggaggagacgaagaaggaagcGCAGGAGGAGCAGCAGCTGGCGAGCGGACGGGAGGAGGCGAGGCCGCAGGGCGCGCGGAGGGCGGGCGGGCAGAGCATGGCCTGCTGCAGGAGGCCTCGTGGTGGGGGCGCGTGAACCGCACAGCCGCCAGGATCCGGGTGCTGACGCAGGAGATCGCGGGCGGCGCGGCGGACGCCACGCACGCGAGCCAGCTGGACGGCCAGGCCACGCGGCTCGACCAGCTGGTGGGCGAAGGGCGCGACGACCCGCAGCTGGTGCTCGAGGCCAGCGAGGAGGAGGTCGTCGAGCTGATGAAGGGCCTCGAGGAGGTCTCGGACGAGGTGGCGGCCGCCAGCGACGCCGTCCGACAGGCGATCGACAGGGCGCag AAGAGTCAGACGACCCTGATTGCGGTTCTGGCGGGGCTGAGCGCCGTCCTCGCGCTGGTCGTGGGGGCCATGATCCTCGCCCGCGCTCGGCCATGGAGGAGGGCCAAGACGCTGCTCATCAGCGGCAACAG GGGGCGGCGCGGCGAGGCGAGCCACGTGTACCTGGACGACGGGAACGCCGGCGTCATGAACATGTCCTTCACCGCCTTTCCCGAGGTGGACGTGAACGGCGCCGAGATCAGGAACGGCACGAGCGACGGAGTCCCACTCTCCACCTTCACACTCAGTCAggcgtga
- the LOC119596351 gene encoding mucin-2-like isoform X2, whose translation MAARRPSRAASTLLLAWLLACATGGAATAAQDLATLRQVAASLDHADAALANLTDLLSDVFFPNASSTTFLSTASWPSSTPPAPTSPGPSGSPSTSASPTSPGPSGSPSTSASPTSPGPSGSPSTSASPTSPGPSGSPSTSASSTLLPPTGTTGSESPATTGPTAPPSATTTPSTATSRTTTIQTTDTTTPTTATNTTTTIHSITTTTTPKTTANTTSAPTTTANTTAPAETTTTTTTPEITTTTPKITTTTTTTPEITTTTSPEVTTTTPEITTTTPEITTTTPEITTTTPEITTTIPEITTTTPESTTTSPEITTTTPEITTTTPETTTTTPEITTTTPEITTTTPAITVTAPAITATTPEITTLPTTTPEITTTTPKISSTTPEITAPTTTTPEITTKTTTTPEITTTSPEITTTTPEITTTTPEITTTTSATTPEITTTTPEIATTTTTTPEITTTTPEITTTTSATTPEIATPPTTTPEISTAPGTSTTPKATPAAERSKPGRRARSLVLAASLAGPEGGDEEGSAGGAAAGERTGGGEAAGRAEGGRAEHGLLQEASWWGRVNRTAARIRVLTQEIAGGAADATHASQLDGQATRLDQLVGEGRDDPQLVLEASEEEVVELMKGLEEVSDEVAAASDAVRQAIDRAQKSQTTLIAVLAGLSAVLALVVGAMILARARPWRRAKTLLISGNRGRRGEASHVYLDDGNAGVMNMSFTAFPEVDVNGAEIRNGTSDGVPLSTFTLSQA comes from the exons ATGGCTGCTCGGAGGCCCTCCCGTGCCGCCAGCACGCTCCTGCTGGCGTGGCTGCTGGCATGCGCGACCGGAGGGGCGGCTACAG CCGCGCAGGACCTGGCCACTCTCCGCCAGGTGGCCGCCTCGCTGGACCACGCCGACGCCGCCCTGGCCAACCTGACGGACCTCCTGAGCGATGTCTTCTTTCCCAACGCCTCGTCTACCACCTTCTTGTCTACCGCTTCTTGGCCTTCTTCCACCCCGCCTGCACCCACGTCGCCTGGTCCCTCCGGGTCCCCTTCCACCTCCGCCTCCCCCACGTCGCCTGGTCCCTCCGGGTCCCCTTCCACCTCCGCCTCCCCCACGTCGCCTGGTCCCTCCGGGTCCCCTTCCACCTCCGCCTCCCCCACGTCGCCTGGTCCCTCCGGGTCCccttccacctccgcctcctccactCTCCTGCCGCCAACGGGAACGACGGGGTCTGAGTCGCCTGCTACAACAGGGCCTACAGCTCCACCGTCTGCAACAACCACACCTTCCACGGCCACAAGCAGAACAACCACGATTCAGACAACAGACACCACAACTCCCACAACCGCAACAAATACCACAACCACAATTCATTCAATAACCACAACTACAACTCCCAAAACTACTGCAAATACAACCTCAGCTCCCACAACCACAGCGAATACCACAGCTCCTGCAGAAACCACGACTACAACCACAACTCCCGAAATCACAACCACAACTCCCAAaatcacaaccacaacaaccacaactccCGAAATCACAACCACAACATCTCCCGAAGTCACAACCACAACTCCAGAAATCACAACCACAACTCCAGAAATCACAACCACAACTCCCGAAATCACAACCACAACTCCAGAAATCACAACCACAATTCCCGAAATCACAACCACAACTCCAGAAAGCACAACCACATCTCCCGAAATCACAACCACAACTCCCGAAATCACAACCACAACTCCCGAAACTACAACCACAACTCCCGAAATCACAACCACAACTCCCGAAATCACAACCACAACTCCCGCAATCACAGTCACAGCTCCTGCAATCACAGCCACAACTCCCGAAATCACAACCCTCCCAACCACAACTCCTGAAATTACAACCACAACTCCCAAAATCTCATCCACAACTCCCGAAATCACAGCCCCCACAACCACAACTCCTGAAATcacaaccaaaacaaccacaactCCAGAAATCACAACCACATCTCCCGAAATCACAACCACAACTCCAGAAATCACAACCACAACTCCAGAAATCACAACCACAACATCCGCAACAACTCCCGAAATCACAACCACAACTCCAGAAATcgcaaccacaacaaccacaactccAGAAATCACAACCACAACTCCAGAAATCACAACCACAACATCCGCAACAACTCCCGAAATCgcaacccccccaaccacaactCCCGAA ATAAGCACAGCTCCCGGAACCTCGACAACCCCGAAGGCGACGCCGGCGGCGGAGAGGAGCAAGCCGGGGCGCCGCGCGCGGTCCCTCGTCCTCGCGGCGTCCCTCGCGGGACCcgagggaggagacgaagaaggaagcGCAGGAGGAGCAGCAGCTGGCGAGCGGACGGGAGGAGGCGAGGCCGCAGGGCGCGCGGAGGGCGGGCGGGCAGAGCATGGCCTGCTGCAGGAGGCCTCGTGGTGGGGGCGCGTGAACCGCACAGCCGCCAGGATCCGGGTGCTGACGCAGGAGATCGCGGGCGGCGCGGCGGACGCCACGCACGCGAGCCAGCTGGACGGCCAGGCCACGCGGCTCGACCAGCTGGTGGGCGAAGGGCGCGACGACCCGCAGCTGGTGCTCGAGGCCAGCGAGGAGGAGGTCGTCGAGCTGATGAAGGGCCTCGAGGAGGTCTCGGACGAGGTGGCGGCCGCCAGCGACGCCGTCCGACAGGCGATCGACAGGGCGCag AAGAGTCAGACGACCCTGATTGCGGTTCTGGCGGGGCTGAGCGCCGTCCTCGCGCTGGTCGTGGGGGCCATGATCCTCGCCCGCGCTCGGCCATGGAGGAGGGCCAAGACGCTGCTCATCAGCGGCAACAG GGGGCGGCGCGGCGAGGCGAGCCACGTGTACCTGGACGACGGGAACGCCGGCGTCATGAACATGTCCTTCACCGCCTTTCCCGAGGTGGACGTGAACGGCGCCGAGATCAGGAACGGCACGAGCGACGGAGTCCCACTCTCCACCTTCACACTCAGTCAggcgtga